One genomic segment of Danio aesculapii chromosome 15, fDanAes4.1, whole genome shotgun sequence includes these proteins:
- the or62c3 gene encoding olfactory receptor 1D2, with product MPVENLTQQPLENGSSVSVFTLSGLDDTMENRYVLFSLTVLFYPLMVFCNVTVIIAIISHKKLHEPMYVFICNLCVNALFGTAGFYPKFLFDLLAHDHVISYAGCMIQIFVIYSYALCDVSTLTVMAYDRYVAICRPLEYHSIMTSQRVVEWILFCWLAPLLCMSLLIVLLSRLILCGSTIEKLYCEIWAVAKLSCFSNTVNNVFGLTVILVYFGHGVLIYCSYFQLIRKCMKSTEGRHKFMQTCVPHLLSLVNVTVALLFDVLYSRYGSKNVPHSVRNFMALEFLLIPPILNPLIYGLNLTIVRKQVIKLFLKNKVGI from the exons ATGCCAGTGGAAAACTTG ACACAGCAACCGCTGGAGAATGGATCCAGTGTCTCAGTATTTACACTCTCCGGTCTGGATGACACAATGGAGAACAGATATGTGTTGTTTTCTTTAACTGTACTGTTTTATCCACTAATGGTGTTTTGTAATGTCACTGTAATTATCGCTATAATCTCCCATAAGAAGCTTCACGAGCcaatgtatgtgtttatatgcaATTTGTGTGTTAATGCACTTTTTGGCACTGCTGGCTTCTACCCTAAATTCTTATTTGACTTATTAGCTCATGATCATGTGATTTCTTATGCTGGATGTATGATACAGATATTTGTTATTTACTCGTATGCCTTGTGTGACGTTTCAACACTAACAGTGATGGCTTATGATAGGTATGTGGCAATATGTAGACCACTGGAGTATCATTCAATAATGACCAGTCAAAGGGTTGTTGAATGGATCCTTTTCTGTTGGTTGGCTCCCTTATTGTGCATGTCTTTGCTAATTGTATTATTATCTAGACTCATTTTATGTGGCTCCACTATTGAAAAGTTATACTGTGAGATTTGGGCTGTGGCAAAACTTTCATGTTTCTCTAACACGGTAAATAATGTGTTTGGCCTCACTGTGATTCTGGTATACTTTGGACATGGTGTATTGATATATTGCTCGTATTTTCAGTTGATCAGAAAGTGTATGAAGTCAACAGAGGGTAGGCATAAATTCATGCAAACGTGTGTGCCGCATCTGCTTTCGCTGGTCAATGTTACTGTTGCTTTGTTGTTTGATGTGTTGTACAGTCGTTATGGGTCAAAGAATGTACCACATAGTGTGCGCAATTTCATGGCGCTTGAATTCCTACTCATACCACCCATTTTAAATCCCCTTATTTATGGGTTGAATTTAACAATAGTCCGCAAGCAAGTTATTAAActgtttcttaaaaataaagtagGAATATAA